The region TCCTAGTTTTGCTTTTTCGATTACTGCATTAACTACTGGCTCATAAGCATGTCCTAGGATCATCGGCCCCCATGAGTTAATATAGTCTATTAGTTTATTACCATCTTCATCATATAAATATGCTCCTTTAGCTTCCTTCACGAAGATAGGAGTTCCTCCGACAGATTTAAAAGCACGTACAGGAGAATTCACTCCACCAGGTATTACTTTCTCAGCTTCTGCAAAAAGCTTACTACTTCTTTGGTATAACATATTATTTAATTTTTAAAGTTTGTCCTATTGAAATTGTATTATTAGTTAAGCTATTCATTTTTTGAAGTTGCTCTACTGTAAGATTATATCGTTTAGATATATTATAAAGAGTATCTCCCTTTTCTACGATATGTGTCCCTCCCTTACTTTTGGTATTATTCTTATCTGTTTTAGAAGTATTTTTAGTTGTATTTGCAACATTAGTACTATCCTTTGCAGTACTTATAGTACGAGGTCTTGGTCCTGATACTTTCTTATTCAAAACCTCTGCATCATATTTATACAACTCATATCGCTCTATAAGACTGATTAACTTATCTGCATATTTAGGATCTGTAGCATAGCCAGCACTCTTTAGACCTACAGCCCACCCTTCGTAATCATCTTTTTCTAATAGGAATAAATTGCTATAACGACCTCTATTAGTTAAAAACAGAGAATGGTCTACATAAGACTCTTCAGGATTGCTATATTTTCTAAAACATTCATCAGGTGCGTCATCTGTATGGCGTACAGACTCTCCCTCCCATCCTTGATGACATTTTATCCCAAAGTGATTATTTGCATTTCTACTCAGTGTTCCTTGACCTGATCCAGACTCTAAAACACCTTGAGCTAATTTTATACTAGCAGGTATTCCATGGTTAGCCATATTCTCCTTTGCTGTTTCTTTGTACTTCAGTATATAGTCACGTATCATATCACTAGTCACACTTAGCCTAGAAGTAGCTTCTAAAACTTCGCTCTCGCTTTTCTTTTTCTCTACTTTCTTCTTTTCAGTTTCACTCTTGTGTAGTTGAGATCTATACTCTGATTTAGAAACTAGTTCTTTTTCCTTTACCTTTTTCCCTGTAGGGGTAGGGTATCTATTCGTTGTCAAAGGTTTACTCTTTGGTGCTGGAGCCTTCTTACTAGCACAACCAACAACAAACATTATACAAAAAATAAAAACGACTTTTTTCAACATAAATAACTATTACTAAATTTTAATTTTATCATTCCAACCTTGTAATCCTCCTGTGTGTATTACAAGTATTTTACTTCCTTCTATAAATCTTCCTTTTTTTATTTCTTCTATAAGCCCGTACATCATTTTTCCATTATAAATAGGATCAAATAAAACTCCTGTTCTTCTATATAGTTCCCTTAAGAAAGATAACAACTCTTCGTTATACTTAGCATAACCACCAAAATGGTAATCTAAAATTAATTCCCAATTAGATTTATTGGCAAATCTACGAATATCTTCATATAGAAAATCACCTTTTAAAGCAGGAAAGCCAATAATTGTCTGATTAGTGAATGAACTATTTATAATACCAGCAATAGTACCTCCCGTTCCTACAGCTGTACATACATAATCAAATGCTTCATCACCTTGTTTTAATATTTCTTCTGTTCCCTTAATAGCTTCTTCATTTGTACCTCCTTCAGGAACAAGATAAAAATTACCATAAACATCTCCAAGTCGTTTTAAAATCTCAGGTGAAGTTTTTTGTCTATAATCAGATCGAGATAAAAAACCTAATTGCATCCCATCTTCAACTGCTTTAGTCAATGTATGATTATCTTCATAGTTATCCTTTAACTCGTCTCCTCTGATAATCCCAATAGTCTCCACTCCACATATTCGTCCTGCGGCAGCTGTAGCAGCTATATGATTAGAATATGCTCCTCCGAAAGTCAGCAGCCTACTATATCCTAACTCCTTCGCTTTTATAATATTGTACTTTAACTTTCTAAACTTATTTCCCGATACCTCAGCGTGAAGTAAATCTTCTCTTTTGACAAAAACAGAAATACCCTGAGGTAACTCAAGGTTAAGTTGTTCATTATACACATTCTCACTCTCAAACATGGGCGTTATTTCTTAAAAATGAAAAGAACTTTCTCGTCTTTAAATATTCTAAATTATGTTCATTTTGGTAAGCCTCTCTTTCAAATATAACTTCTTTATAAGCTAGCTTCACACTCCTCAATCTGAGATAGTAATAAAAAAATGACATCAGATACCATAGATAAAAAAAAACAATCAAGAGTTCTGCTTGCTGATGTAAGTGTATGCGCTCATGATTTACTAAATAGAGATTATTCTTACTGTCTTTAGACTTCAAAAATATAAATGGATATAGAGTTATTCCATCAAATCCCTCGGGCACTAAATATTTACATACAACAATCATCTTCTTTTTAGAACTTTTTTAATAAAAGGGATATTAATTTTCTCCGACTTTATTACTATCTTCCCATCAGTTTATTACACACCTGTGTAATATAAATGTAACTTAGCAAAAGTACTTAATGATTTTTGCTAATCCATTAGTATTTAAGTAAAAATTATTAACAAACTAAAAAATATAAACATGACTTTCCAAGAACATATTTTACAGGGAATTCCTACTGTACTGCCTCCTAAGAAGGATTATGATCTTACTATAAATCACGCTCCTAAGCGAAAGGACATACTGTCTGATGATGAAAAAGTATTAGCTCTAAAAAATGCACTTCGTTACTTCTCTAGTGAGCACCACAGTACACTGATTCCTGAGTTTAAAGAAGAACTTGAAAAGTATGGAAGAATATACATGTATCGTTTGCGTCCAGATTATAAAATGTATGCCAGACCTATAGAAGATTATCCGGGACAATGCTTACAAGCTAAAGCCATTATGTTAATGATACAGAATAATCTAGACTATGCAGTAGCACAACACCCTCATGAACTAGTCACATATGGTGGTAATGGTGCTGTGTTCTCTAACTGGGCTCAGTATTTGCTAACAATGAAGTATCTAGGGGAAATGACAGATGAACAGACATTAGTAATGTACTCAGGCCACCCGATGGGTTTATTCCCTTCGCATAAGAACGCTCCACGTGTAGTAGTTACAAACGGTATGATGATTCCTAATTATTCTAAACCTGACGACTGGGAAAAATTCAATGCACTAGGAGTGACACAATATGGTCAAATGACAGCAGGTAGTTATATGTACATTGGCCCACAAGGTATAGTACATGGTACTACAATCACTGTTCTTAATGGTGGGCGAAAAATCGCTAAGAATGGAGAGGGGCTAGCAGGTAAGTTATTCGTTACTTCAGGATTAGGTGGTATGAGCGGTGCTCAGCCTAAAGCTGGTAATATAGCTGGGTGCATCACTGTATGTGCAGAAGTAAATCCTAAAGCAGTACACACTAGACACACTCAGGGATGGGTAGATGAAGTAATTACTGATATAACTACCTTAATAACAAGAGTAAGAAAAGCACAAGAAAACAAAGAAATAGTATCTATAGCCTATCAAGGTAATGCTGTAGAGATATGGGAAGAGTTTGACAAAGCTAATTTGTATATTGATTTAGGCTCTGATCAAACATCACTACACAATCCTTGGGCTGGGGGATATTACCCTGTAGGTGTTTCTTTTGAAGAAGCAAATGATCTAATGGCTAATAATCCTTTGAAGTTTAAAGAATTAGTACAAGATTCCCTAAGACGTCAGGCTACAGCTATCAATAAACACACTGCTAAGGGCACATATTTCTTTGACTATGGTAATGCATTCTTATTAGAAGCATCACGTGCAGGGGCAGATATTATGGCTCCTAATGGCATAGACTTTAAATATCCTAGTTATGTACAGGATATTATGGGACCGATGTGTTTTGATTATGGTTTTGGTCCTTTTAGATGGGTATGCGCTTCAGGTAATCCTGAGGACTTAGCTAAGACAGACCAGATAGCATGTGAAATACTAGAAGAGATGATTAAAAGCTCTCCAATAGAAATACAGCAACAAATGGCTGATAATATTCGTTGGATAAAAGGTGCACAAGAGAATAAATTAGTAGTTGGTTCACAGGCTCGTATCTTATATGCAGATGCTGAAGGACGTATTAATATTGCTAGAGCCTTTAATGACGCTATTAAAGCAGGAAAAATAGGTCCTGTGGTATTAGGAAGAGATCATCATGATGTATCAGGTACAGATTCACCATACAGAGAAACTTCTAACATATATGACGGCTCTAAGTACACTGCAGATATGGCAATACACAATGTCATCGGTGACAGTTTTAGAGGTGCTACATGGGTATCTATACACAATGGTGGTGGAGTAGGATGGGGAGAAGTAATAAATGGAGGTTTTGGCATGTTACTTGATGGTACATTAGATGCTCAGAAGAGATTAGAATCAATGTTATTCTGGGATGTAAATAACGGTATTGCTAGAAGAAGCTGGGCTCGTAATGACGAAGCAATCTTTGCTATAAAAAGAGCAATGGAAGTAGAACCACTTTTAAAAGTGACAATACCTAATATTGTAAATGAAGATTTGTTAAAATAACCATTAAAAATAAACTCATGAAAGCTATTAAATTATTACCATTCGCACTATTGATGCTTTTTATAGCGTCATGTAGTAGTGTTCGAGTAACAGCAGATTACGACAAAGCTGTAGACTTTAGGCAATACAAGACCTATGCGTTCTTTAAAGAAGGGATTGATCAGGCTAAAATTAACGACTTAGACAAAAAAAGAATACTTACTGCAATAGATGCAAATCTAACTGCTAAAGGTTTTTCTAAAACGGATAAGAACCCTGACTTTGTAATCAACATCTTTACTAAAGCACAAGAAAAAGTCAATGTAACAACCAATAACAACTTTTACTCTCCTTATGGGTATTATGGTTGGGGATGGGGGCCATATTGGGGACCAAATAACACAACAGTTTCTACTTCTATAGAAGGTACATTATATGTAGACATCTTAGATACAAACAAAAAAGTATTAATCTGGCAAGGAATAGGTACAGGCTATCTAGACAAAGCTCCTAATCCTGATAAAAAAGAAGAACGTATTAATGATTTTATTGAAAAAATATTAACTAAGTTTCCTCCAACAATAGAAAAAAAATAAATTATAAGAAAGGCTCACTTGATCAGTGAGCCTTTCTTTTTTATTATGCGTTACTTTAAACGGTCATCCACATACCCTGTATTTCTGTTTTCAACTTTTAAATTTGCATTATTCTGTTTTACTGGAACACCACTCAGTCCACTATAAATTCCTTTATATATAATTTCCAAATTTCTATCTTTAGAACTAAAATCATACTCTACCATTCCTTTTCTATCTACCAATGGAGATATCCATTTTACTTTGGTTTTCTCTATATCCTCTGCATCCACTTCTGCTAGTAATTGACCATCAACAACTCCCACTCCCCCTATTGATATAACTTTCGATGATTCTACTTCATAAGGATAAACAATTTTTTGTGTATCACTCGGTACCAGCACTTTCATTACAGTCATTGCAAAAGTAGAGTTAGAATACTCAGCAAATAATTTAAATACAAAATAAGCACTATTACCTTCAGTATACAGAATTGCTTTCTTAGTACTTTCATTCACATCTACAGCTAATACAACTTCTTTTATATTATACTTAACTCCATTGATTACAAAAGTTTGAGCTTCAACAATTGAATTTGGTTTTACTACCACTTCAATAACATTACTATTAGCATAATCTGCTTTAGTAGCAATAAACTTATATTTCCCAGCCTTCTCTGCAGTCCAAATATTAGAACTCAAAACAGTCCCCCCTACCTCTTGTATTTTGTAATCTTTTATATCCTTTCCGCCTTCTGTAGTTACAGAGAATTGGACTTTATCTCCAATATTAATAATTTGTTTATCAACATCTAATTTTAAAGGCTCTACAATTGCTTCACCCGAATCAGATACAAAAACAGAAAATACAGTACTATTCTGATAGCCAACTTTTTTAGCTATAACATTATACACTCCTTTTTTATCAAATTTATATGTCTTTGTTATTTTTTGTTGGTTGATGTAAAAAACAGCGTCAGACACTTCGTTATTTGACTTATCTAAAGCAGAGAAAGTTACCACATCACCCACTACTACACTTCTCTTATTTGCGGTTAAAAGAAGTTCTTTTTTATTCAAATTATCTATTGAATCATCTTTACTACAACCTAATATGGTAACTATAGTCAATAATACAATAGAAAAATATACGCCTATTTTGTTCATATCTAATTTCTTTACACTTATTATTTAAAATCTATTCTTTGAAGTTCACTAAAACCTAAATATTCTTGCTTCTTATTTGAAGAAATATTTTTTACATTACTTTTAATAGGAAAAAATGACAATTCATAAAAATCACCTTCATACTTCACTTCTAATTTCTTGTCCTTCGAAACCAACTCATATTTTATCTTACCTGGTCTTTCATTTACTGCATCAAAAGGCGCTAACCAATTTGAAAAAGCACGATCAATACCCTCTTTGCCAAACTTAATAACTTCTTTATCTCCAACAACTCCAATTCCACCAAGAGGAAACACGTCAGCTGGATTAGCGTTACTAGGTAAAACAAAATCTTTTTCATTAGACACATAAACCCCCATCGTATAAATTCCTATTGCTTGAGATTGATAATTTATAGCATAGAGTCTAAATACTTGATATTTCTTTCCATTTGTTATATCTGTATATAAATATGGTATTGGTTTATCACTTCCTTCGTCTTTTGCATCAGCTACTAAAAGCACCTTTTCTACACCATATTTGGTACCATTGATTACAAAACTTTTATCATCCTTAATCTCTTTAGGATTTACTTTAATAGTTATTACCTCACTCTTTACATATCCACCTTTGAAAGCATACAAGCTATAAGTACTCGCTTTATGAGCAGTCCATTTTTCTGACAATAATAGCCCTGAGCCAATCTGTTCGATATAAAAACCTGTAACCACTTTTCCACCAGATGTAACAGTAAAGCTCACTTCTTCACCTGCTATAATTTCACTTTTATTAGCCACAAGTTTTAATTTTAAATCAATAACATTGCCGACCATTAGATTCTCAGGATAACTAGCCTTATACCCTTGCTTCTTTGCTACAATTGAGTAAACTCCTTCTTTGTTAAAATCATAATCATTTGTTGCTTTCGCATCATTAACATAGAAGTCTACTCCTAGCACTTCTTTATTATGAATATCTACAGCTTTAAAAACAACTTTCTCTCCTGGAACAATTGTCTTCTTATTCAACTTAACGAACAATTCCTTCAAAGAGGTCTCATCTATTTTATCATCATCTTTACTGCATGAAATAGCAATTAAAGAGAAGATGGCAATAGAAAAATATATAAATAACTTCTTCATTTTGTTTAAATTTAAATTTGAGTATTAAAATCAATTACTAAAAATTGACTTACAGTTGTATCCTAGACGTTACTTTATTGGAGTTACTTTCAAATTATTTAACCTAACTTCTCCGTACTTAGGTTCCTCTAGCGTGCTATTACTTATTCTTTTCTTTACAGGCTGAGGCAATAGACCAAAGAATTCTCCTTCATAATTAAGACCTAGTTTTCCATCTTTAGATTTGAAACCATACTTAATCTTACCTGGTTTTTTACTTGGACCATCAAAAGGAGCTTGCCATTCTACCCAATTCTTATCAAATCTAGAAACTCCATAACTTAAAACTACAGTTTCTTCTAGCACAGCAATCCCCCCAATAAATACCACATCTGAAGGATTAACTTCACTTGGCAAAACGAAAACCTCTTTATTGTTAGGAGTAAATACGGCAAATTGATAAGTACATAGAGCAGTCTGATCATCAAAAGCATGAAGATTATAAAGTAAATAAGTATCTCCTTTCTCGGTTTTATAAAAATATGGTTGCTGCTGATTTTCCTCTTTTACATCCACATATAAGAATACTTTATCTACACCATACTTTTTACCATTGACTGTGAAAGCC is a window of Myroides oncorhynchi DNA encoding:
- a CDS encoding urocanate hydratase; translated protein: MTFQEHILQGIPTVLPPKKDYDLTINHAPKRKDILSDDEKVLALKNALRYFSSEHHSTLIPEFKEELEKYGRIYMYRLRPDYKMYARPIEDYPGQCLQAKAIMLMIQNNLDYAVAQHPHELVTYGGNGAVFSNWAQYLLTMKYLGEMTDEQTLVMYSGHPMGLFPSHKNAPRVVVTNGMMIPNYSKPDDWEKFNALGVTQYGQMTAGSYMYIGPQGIVHGTTITVLNGGRKIAKNGEGLAGKLFVTSGLGGMSGAQPKAGNIAGCITVCAEVNPKAVHTRHTQGWVDEVITDITTLITRVRKAQENKEIVSIAYQGNAVEIWEEFDKANLYIDLGSDQTSLHNPWAGGYYPVGVSFEEANDLMANNPLKFKELVQDSLRRQATAINKHTAKGTYFFDYGNAFLLEASRAGADIMAPNGIDFKYPSYVQDIMGPMCFDYGFGPFRWVCASGNPEDLAKTDQIACEILEEMIKSSPIEIQQQMADNIRWIKGAQENKLVVGSQARILYADAEGRINIARAFNDAIKAGKIGPVVLGRDHHDVSGTDSPYRETSNIYDGSKYTADMAIHNVIGDSFRGATWVSIHNGGGVGWGEVINGGFGMLLDGTLDAQKRLESMLFWDVNNGIARRSWARNDEAIFAIKRAMEVEPLLKVTIPNIVNEDLLK
- a CDS encoding DUF4136 domain-containing protein; the protein is MKAIKLLPFALLMLFIASCSSVRVTADYDKAVDFRQYKTYAFFKEGIDQAKINDLDKKRILTAIDANLTAKGFSKTDKNPDFVINIFTKAQEKVNVTTNNNFYSPYGYYGWGWGPYWGPNNTTVSTSIEGTLYVDILDTNKKVLIWQGIGTGYLDKAPNPDKKEERINDFIEKILTKFPPTIEKK
- a CDS encoding glucosaminidase domain-containing protein — protein: MFVVGCASKKAPAPKSKPLTTNRYPTPTGKKVKEKELVSKSEYRSQLHKSETEKKKVEKKKSESEVLEATSRLSVTSDMIRDYILKYKETAKENMANHGIPASIKLAQGVLESGSGQGTLSRNANNHFGIKCHQGWEGESVRHTDDAPDECFRKYSNPEESYVDHSLFLTNRGRYSNLFLLEKDDYEGWAVGLKSAGYATDPKYADKLISLIERYELYKYDAEVLNKKVSGPRPRTISTAKDSTNVANTTKNTSKTDKNNTKSKGGTHIVEKGDTLYNISKRYNLTVEQLQKMNSLTNNTISIGQTLKIK
- a CDS encoding 1-aminocyclopropane-1-carboxylate deaminase/D-cysteine desulfhydrase — its product is MFESENVYNEQLNLELPQGISVFVKREDLLHAEVSGNKFRKLKYNIIKAKELGYSRLLTFGGAYSNHIAATAAAGRICGVETIGIIRGDELKDNYEDNHTLTKAVEDGMQLGFLSRSDYRQKTSPEILKRLGDVYGNFYLVPEGGTNEEAIKGTEEILKQGDEAFDYVCTAVGTGGTIAGIINSSFTNQTIIGFPALKGDFLYEDIRRFANKSNWELILDYHFGGYAKYNEELLSFLRELYRRTGVLFDPIYNGKMMYGLIEEIKKGRFIEGSKILVIHTGGLQGWNDKIKI